AGGCAACAACAACCACAGCAAACTTCAATCATTCATCAGCAGCAAACACCAATGACTCAACAATCAATATTAcctccacaacaacaacaacaacaacagcttATGGGCGCACAGGGAAATGCCTCAAACATGCAGCATACCCAAATACTTGGGACACAAAGTAATAATGTTAGTGATTTGCAGCAACCACAACAGAGGTTACTTGCACAACAGAACAATCTCTCCAACCTGCAACAGCAACAATTAATAAATCAGCAAAACAACCTATCAAATATGCATCAACAGTTGGGTAATAATGTCCCTGGGTTACAGCCACAGCAGGTCTTAGGACCTCAATCTGGCAACTCAGGTATGCAAACAAGCCAGCACTCTGCACACGTGCTACAACAATCACAGGTTCAAATTCAATCACAATCTCAACCAAATGCATCAAATTTGTTACCATCTCAAGTGCAGCAGTCACAGACACAGGCTCCACAACATCAATTGATGCCACAGATTCAATCTCAGCCTGCACAATTGCAACAACAGTTGGGTTTGCAACAGCAACCAAATTCCTTGCAACGAGATATGCAACAAAGGCTTCAAGCCTCAGGTCCCTTACTTCAGCAATCAACTGTTCTTGATCAGCAGAAGCAGTTATATCAATCACAAAGACCCCTTCCAGAAACTTCATCAAGTATGTGAATTTGCAACTATGCCTTTTTCTTTGTGTGCTTTACCTTCTGTCAATTGATGGCTTCTTGGTGATCAAACGTGTTAGCTTACCTACTACCTTGGGTCATTTAGGAGGTAGACAAATTGTGCGATCACATCATGGAATAAAAGATCCCCatcttatataaaattgtatttcaaacatctatataatataaataggttGGATAACTTTGAAATCTCTACTGACATTGGAATAAACTCTTATTCTAAATACAATACAGATGTAGTTCTGCAAGGTCTAAGCCTTGTCTGCCCAGCAAAATAATGGCCTAAGCCCTCTAATAGAGCCAAGGTCACTAGTTAAATATGcaaattgaaacattaaaacACTAAAAACATTTACTTTTCAGTGAACTGCTCCACAAAATGTAATATTACAAAAGCAGAGAAAGGACTGTACATCAAAATATGATAGAACAGGTATAGTAATCTAAAGCATACTCTAGGAAAGTGCAGACTGAACTGATGACAATAAGCttttctatatttcttttatttctctttcaaCATATAGTAGGACTTGAAAATCTTCTTCCTTGACCTTGTACGGAGGGGTTACGTCTGTTGTGACATTTGtttcttcacttttcaaaaGAGTTTTCCTCCTTGCGTTTGTTCTTTCATCTTTCTAGTCCACATTTAGCTTTACTTAAGTtgctatgtttttttttttcatgttaatttcaccatcatttttctttctttttacttcattattttgttctttttgctCCTAGATTGATAGTAATTGGGTGTGTAAATTTGACTTATTATTTGTCATGAATATATTTGACATCTTTATtgtgttataaattatttagcttgtattataatattaaaataagcaGCCATCCAGTTCCTGCTGTATCCTTTTCAGAACTGTTTGTTATATGCCACTGTTCAAAATTGGTAGCTAGGAGAACAGGCATGCCTGTGATTTAGTTTTAAGGTGGTAGCGCTGTTCTGTCCTTGCCCTAGACGGCTAGACCTTATAGGCTCTGCCACCAGTGCATAAATTACACCCAGTCTCTAGTTACACATTGATAACTCAACTTCAGTTTtgatgaatatgatatttttagcAGATATTGTTCGTAGACATTGTATTTTGCAGGTATGAGAGTTTTGCAATGTCATTTCATTTTGGGTATTATCTGGGTTTGGGTTTGATTTTGTCAGCAGCTAAGATGGAAAACCAAGGGCAGGATTACTGGGATTGCTTGTTCCCTGTAATTTGACATGCTCGAATACCGTCCCTGCATGATCTCAGTAGGACTAGTTTTCTTCTAAATCAGGATACCCCATCTTACAAGCATGTAGAAGTAGAATCATATACGAATCTACATGTAGGAGTTCTATTTGGACTGCCTTGGATAAATCTTGcactttttgtcaaaagattgcaaagaaaatgaaaattgtaagAGAAATACAGGAATTCAATGTATTTTTGTGCATTTCTCTGCCCTAAATTATGATTATCATCTGATTTCTGTAAAAGAAATATTGGGACTATTGCTTCAAATTTACCATTTCTGGTTTGTTTGTCTTTCCTCCATGACTTATTTGCCTTGTCTAATGCCTGTGGCAAAACTCAGAAATTCTGTGGTGACGTTTGTGTTATTAATAACTCGTCCATATAAGTTAAGCATCAAACTTTCTGGAAAGCAACAACATAGGATATCATATGTGTATGACAGAATAATGTTCACTAACATATTTTGCAATTACCtcattaattttcaaaaacaacaaatttctgCATTTTTTCAGCCCTAGCTCACATGTGTTTGAAATATCTTTTGAAGCTTCTCTGGATTCAACAGCACAGACTGGCCAGTCAAGTGGGGGTGATTGGCAAGAAGAAGTTTATCAAAAGGTAATATCCTATTTTCTAATCATCTTTTAAGACCgttgaaataaaagagaaagaggcaTAAGACGAATCTCTAATGTGTATtggtatatttataaatataaaaatgcaaAGAGATGGACCTAAGCTAGCTACATCTAACaacattaataacaaaaatataataaactgaATGAGGAATATCTAACACTCTCCCTGAAGGTGGTACATATATACCATgcttataaatataatcaattctaaGTTCACCTAATGATTTAGTAAAACCATATGCTAGTTGATCACTTGAATTAACAAACTCAGTCTCGATTTCTCCAAGTATAATATTGTTTTGAATTAGATCACAATCAATCTCAATATGTTTGGTTCTTTCATAAAAGTCGCGGTTTGAAAAATAACTTCATTGTCACGTATAGGTGTCTATAAATGTCATTTCTTTAAGTAACTCTTTAACCAACTTGTTTCTTGAGCAGTGAGTTAAGTGAAAGTTGGTTTATTGAGCCTAATCAATGTCACCATTGTTAGAATTGGAAATGCTTAGTTTCCCTCAGTCAAAGGCAAGGGAAAAGTTGCAATCACAAGTTTTGCGAGCACACATCTTATTTTTTATGCTCTTTTNATTCCTGNAAGTGTATTTCGCGTAACTgcatatgaatttatatttttattacaacttGCTAAATAAATTCGTAGTAATTTGACACTTTTGTTTGAGGAACAAGTCTGTCAGATACTGATAGTTCTATTTAGTAATTTGCtactttgtttttctcttttgggcattataaacataaaagttgctgatcaataaaatattatatttcttgctGAGCTCAAAATATTGCTAAGTATTTGTTTCCCCTTCTTCCCTACcttatttttcttccataattCCAGCCTCTCTTAGGGCTTGTTTGGGTAAACTATTCCACAAACActcctaaaagaaaaaatgagaagagaaaatgaaataagttcaaattagtgtatgcataaattaatttgtagaagttcttgttaatttatttagattatgAGGTTTATTCCANtgttattttttattttcgtctCCTAGAAGTGTTTTCGAAAAAACTTTCCCAACCAGACCCTTGAATCCATactgtttaatttttatgtggATGATACCAACCTTTACATTTACTATCTTTTTATCCTACTCATTGTTATTGTTAATATGATTTTGTGCTGTTACGAATGGTATTTCTTAGGTGAGATTTTAAAGTTTTCAATTCGATACTCAAAGTCACTGAGTCAGCTGCATGCATGCAAGGTTCACATCTCAATTTTATGCGTGAAAGTGAAAGTTGCAATTTATGATGCACTATAAAAtgggaaaatattttttacccTTCCTTAAGGCAATAGTGTTACAAATCTTCCTGCACAGGAGATTTCAAGGTTTATAATGCATTGATGATTTGCTTCTGTTGATCTTAAACGGCAGATTAAATCAATGAAAGAAAGTTACTTGCCAGAGTTGAATGAAATGTACCAAAAGATTGCTTCTAAACTTCAACAGGTATGTTTAGTCAGGCAAGTTTTTAATATCAGCTATGGACAAGGAAGCCTTTTCCATTGTTGTTGTTNTTATTATTATTATTNTTNTTNttgttgttgttgttgttactattattgttgttgttattattattatttattattattctagcAAACTCTAAAAGGAGAAGtcctttattgtttttatttttactcaaaGTAGTGTCACTGTTTAACCTTGtatcttttctttgtttatcaGCAGGATTCTCTTCCACAACAACCAAAGTCAGAGCAGCTTGATAAGCTGAAGGTGTTTAAAATGATGCTGGAGCGAATTATAACATTCCTTCAGGTTTCCAAGAGTAATATCTCACTCTCACCTAGTTTCAAGGAGAAACTGGGTTCATATGGGAAGcagattattaattttataaatacaaataggCCTAAGAAAAACATACCTGGACAGCTTCCCCCACCACATATGCATTCCATGTCACAGTCACAATCCCAAGTTACACAAGTACAGTCTcatgaaaatcaaattaattctCAGTTGCAAACATCAAATATGCAAGGCTCTGTAGCAACAATGCAGCAGAATAATATGCCAAACATGCAGCATAATTCTCTGTCTGGTGTATCTACAGCACAGCAGAGTAAGATGAATTCAATGCAACCAAATTCCAATTTAGATTCAGGACCAGGAAATGCTGTAAACTCCCTACAACAGGTTCCTGTTAGCTCACTCCAACAAAACCCTGTTAGTGCTCCCCAACAGACTAATGTTAACTCCTTATCCTCACAATCCGGGGTTAATGTAATCCAGTCAAACCTTAACCCCCTTCAGCAAGGTTCCAGTATGCTTCAACACCAGCAACTAAAACAACAGGAGCAACAGATGTTACATAATCAACAAATTAAGCAACAATATCAGCGGCAATTGATTCAGAGGAAGCAACAACAGATTAtgcaacagcaacaacagcagcaaTTACACCAAACAGCAAAGCAACAACTGCCTGCACAATTGCCGACACATCAATTACAACAACTTCACCAAATGAATGATGCAAATGACATTAAGATGAGGCAAGGAATTGGAGTTAAGCCAGGGGTCTTTCAGTCACATCTTACTTCTAGTCAACGCTCATCTTATCCCCACCAACAGATGAAAGGGagtccttttcctgtttcttctCCTCAGCTCCTGCAGGCCACATCTCCTCAGATTCCACAACACTCATCTCCTCAGGTTGACCAACAAAACCACCTTCCATCTCTCACAAAAGTTGCTACTCCTCTGCAATCAGCTAACTCACCTTTTGTAGTACCCACTCCCTCACCTCCCTTGGCTCCATCTCCTATGCCAGGGGATTCTGAAAAGCCCATTTCTGGTGTTTCATTGATATCAAATGCTGCAAATATTGGATATCAGCAATCAAGTGGTGCAACAGCACCAGCTCAATCCCTTGCCATTGGAACACCTGGAATATCAGCCTCTCCTTTACTTGCTGAGTTCACTGGTCCTGATGGTGCTCTTGGTAATGCCTTTGTATCCACATCTGGAAAGTCAACTGTTACTGAACAGCCCATTGAGCGACTAATTAAAGCGGTTAGTGTAGTTTATCTTAAGCTGGCCTGCTCTGTGACTGTGGTCTTTAAGTTCTTTACGAATTTGACAATACATAAAGGTTTCCATAatttttcaacttaaaaatttCTGTCCAATTATATGATTCCAGGTGAAATCAATGTCATCAAAAACATTATGTTCTGCTGTTAGTGACATTGGTTCAGTTGTAAGCATGAACGATAGGATAGCAGGATCAGCACCCGGTAATGGATCCAGAGCTGCTGTGGGTGAAGATTTGGTTGCTATGACTAATTGTCGCCTTCAGGCAAGAAATTTTATCGCACAAGATGGTGCCAATGGAACTAGGAGGATGAAGCGCTACACTTATGCAACACCCTTGAATGTTGTATCTTCTGCTGGTAGCATGAATGATAGTATCAAGCAGTTAACTGCTTCTGAGGTCTCTGATTTGGATTCAACTGCAACATCTAGATTCAAGATGCCAAGGGTTGAGGTACTATTGTTTTTAGTcgttatgttttatttaatgttgAAGAACATGAACTGAGGAAAGAACGGAAAAAATTTAAACTGAACaggatatttttattaactgaTCTCTCGCTTGAATCTTATGCATAGGAGGTGTATATTGACAAAGATGTCTAAGAAGCTGTTATATTCTGACAGCTGtacaaatacaatgaaagaaaccTTCAGCTGTACAAGTTTGACTAATAATACAAGTTGACCATACTTGACTATGGTATATACACTAACAGCCCCCTCAAACTCAACAAGAAGACTTTTCAAAAGCAAAAGTCTTCACATTGAGTTTGCTGCAAAGAAACACCTACCAAGTTGTGGACAATGGCGTGGTCAAAAGATCAGCCCACTGATCCAGAGTAGGAATATGACAAATTGGGAGTTGCTTTGCCAAATCTTTTAGTTTACATAAAAACACATCAATCTCCATATGTTTGGTCCGATTGTGAAAAACGGCAATATTAGCAATTGTCCCTTTACTTTGATTATCACAATGAAGAACTGGAGTAAGGAAAGAAACTTGAAACTCTATTAGCAATTTGGAAATCCAGGCCAATTCTGCAGCTGTTTGAGCTAGACTTTTGTATTCAGCTTCAGTACTAGAATGTGCAACAACTTGTTTTCTGGACCACCAAGAAATCAGATTAGGACTAAGCAAAATGGCTGCCCCTAAAGTAGATCTGCGATCATCTACATCTGATGCCCAGTCAGCATCACAATAGGCTTTTAAGCTTAAAGAGCAGTTAGGTGATGCAGGTTGAAAATGCAAGCCATGAAATATTGTACCCTTAATATCTCAATATATGTTTCACAACGATCCAATGAGAGTCAAGAGGTTTGGCCATGAACTAACATACTTTCTTCACTGCATAACTAATCTCTGGTCTATTAAGAGTGGTACACTGAAGTGTACCCGCAACTCAATGGTGGAGGACCAGAGAAAAAATTGGCTCCATATTTAGAAAACTTGCAATTAGTCACCATAGGTGAAGAAATAGAATGTGCTTCTGTCATGTGTCTTATGAAGTAAGTCTTGGATGTACTTGGTTTGAGTCATTAGAATAGAATTGTCAGGTCAGTATTTAACTTCAGGTCAGTATTTAACTTCAAGACCGAGAAAGTAATCAAGCTGGCCCAATTGTGAGAGAAAGTAGcattaaatttgaaagtaatacCATGAATGAGTTCAGCAGAGCTACCAGTTATGATaatatcatccacataaaccAGAAAATAAACAACCCGCAACTGTTTTCTGTAAACAAACAGAGATGAATCACAAGTGCTGTTCACAAATCCAATTTGTTGAAGATTAGTTTGCTACCTATGAAACCACTAAGAAGGAGCTTGTTTTAGCCCATAGAAGGCTTTATTCAACTTACAAACAAGAGTCTTGTCACTGACTTCAAAACTAGGCGGTTGAGTCctataaattttttcttcaagaaaacCATTTAGAAAGGCATTGTTCACATGTAGCTGAAACAATTTTCAACCATAGGATACAACAAGAGTCAAAACAATTCAACTGTCACAGATTTCACCATTGGAGAAAAAGTCTCATGAAAATCAAACCCACTTATTTTGATGAAATCTTTTTGCCACTAGTGGTGCTTTACGTTTATTGATTGAGCCATCAACATTTTCTTTGACTTGGAAGACCCATTTGCACCCAACAACTTGTCTATGAGAAGGTAATGGAACTAATTCCCAAGTATTTTTCTTCATGAGAGCATCACATTCTTGCTGCATTGCAGCTAACCAGTTAGCATCTTTAATAGCTTGCTTAATAATGGTAGGTTCTGAATGAGAGAGAAGCAGTGAAGGATGAACTTTGTGAGTAACAATTCCAGATTTGGATCATGTCTGCGTAGGATGAATATTAACAGGAGTTGGGACATCACATATTGACTCAGTGGGTGCAATATTAGACAGTctcacaaaatcggcttgtaaggtgaggtttgcactcacttatatactctaaattggtcttatctctagtcgatatgagGCTTCCAATATATCCTTAGAAATATAAACTTTGCCACTAGAGGATAGACACTTGTAACCTTTATGCATTTTAGAATAGCCCAAGAAAATGCATTCCTCAGATCTGAAACCAGGCTTATGAGAGTGATAAGGTTTTAAAAGAGGAAAATAGgcacatccaaaaattttcagaaaagcAAAATCTGGATAGGGGACACTCGAGGTGGTGGAAAAGTAGGAGTTAAAGTAAAATACTGGTTGAGATCTTTAACAATGTTAGGAGTATGAGGAAAAAGGCTAGAATaaggaaattcttatttattaaaaccaAACATCCTTAGAAATATAAACTTTGCCACTAGAGATAGACAGTTGTAGCCTTTTTGTATTTGAGAATAGCCCAAGAAAGTACATTCCTCCGATCTGAAATCAAGCTTATGAGAGTGgtaagattttttaaaagaggAAAGCAGgcacatccaaaaattttcagaaaagcAAAATTCGGATCCTTATTGAAGAGAACAGAGTAAGGaatagaaaaattcaaaaaagatGTGGGAAGCTTGTTAATTAGATAAACTACTGTACTAAAAGCATAATCCCAAAATTTTAGAGGAAGAGAAGCTTTATGCAGCAGAGTAAGACCCAAATCAACAATGTGCCtatgttttctttcaaataagTCTGTGATTGATACAATAAGTGGCCAAAAGATTTGTGAAAGGTCTATACTCTCCACCCCCAACAGACtgtattttttgtatttttaaaccaagttGCAACTCAATCATTTGtttaaaactttgaaaaacATACAATGTGTCACCCTTagattttaaaggaaaaatccAAGTGTATCTATATATAGAACAAGCAtcaataaacaaaacataatatttgCACCCTGCATAAGAGGTAAAGTAAGTAGGACCCAGAGATCCGTAAACAACAGTTCTAATGGTGAGTGAACAAATTTTGATGAGTGAGAAGGCAAGTGATGTAATTTGCCAACACAACAAGATGAACAAAAGTAGGAATCATTTTTACTAGGTAAAGAAAGTTTGCAATGTTTCATTATAAGTTGCATACATGATTATTAGGATGTCCAAGTCTGTTGTGCCACGTATGAACACTCTTATTTACAGAATACACATTATTTAGACTGGACTTATGACTGAAACACTTGGACGAAGACTGCAACTAAGGATAAAGGTGGAGATTATTGAATGAGTAGAGTCCATCATCACGAACAACACCTTGAAGAAGAACTCTATTGGTCCCCTGAGATTTTACAAGACATTGGTTAGGatgaaacttaaaaagaaaacagaacTATCTTCGGCAAACTGACTAACactaagaaattttttttaataattaagggGACATGTAAGTTGAGGTAAACAAAGATAAACAAACACCACAAATACGCAAACCTGCACCGTTGCCTATGATTATCTGGTCAGGACCATTAAACTGCTGAAACTGCGTTATGTTTTGAGATACAGCAGTGACATGGAAACTGGCTCCAGAATCTGGTATCCAGGATGTATTAGTATTTCCTGAAGAAGTAGACTTTGTGAGCATTGCACTAGGCTAAGAACCCACAGCGATTGAAAGAAGCTCGTCGTCAAAATGCACCATAGAAAGATCCTATTTATGTGTAACTCTTAACAGGTTAATTGTTGACTTGGACAGTTCTGGATTCATCGTATAATGACTTAGATTTTGCTGATCTGCTTTAGATTTTTACATTTGCTTCATTGGAGCATTAGATGATTTTTaggttatgttttaaaattattctgaGGTTAACGTTGTGAAAAATAGGAAATCACTTTATAATTCATGGATTTACTTTAAACATGCAGCCTTTGATTGTTAATAAAGAATATATGTGACTTTTATTGCAGGCTAATCATTCCCTTTTGGAAGAAATTAGGGAGGTCAATCAGCGACTTATTGACACAGTAGTAGACATAAGCAATGAAGAAGTTGATccaacagcagcagcagctgCTGCTGAAGGGACAGAAGGGACCATTGTGAAGTGTTCTTACAATGCTGTGGCCCTCAGTCCGAGCTTAAAATCCCAGTACGCTTCAGTGCAGATGGTGGgctttaaaacatttaaaccaTGTGCATATTAAGTAATTGTTGTCTTTGTTATAGAAATTTCAACTTTGTCCTTATTTGTGTTTTACTGC
This DNA window, taken from Vigna radiata var. radiata cultivar VC1973A chromosome 5, Vradiata_ver6, whole genome shotgun sequence, encodes the following:
- the LOC106760781 gene encoding mediator of RNA polymerase II transcription subunit 15a isoform X1, which translates into the protein MDNNNWRPNQSNEANMDTSDWRGGLQQESRQRIVNKIMDTLKRHLPVSGQEGLHELQKIAQRFEEKIFTAATSQSDYLRKISLKMLTMETKSQGSMANAPNQGGPSNKPPDPGLVIPPQVHNPGQQHSIPMPNQSQARQQLMQNNIASQSSGLTQTPIQNVGQNNPNMQNIPGQNSVGNTISQNSNMQNMFAGSQRQIQARQQVVPQQQQQSQNSQQFLYQQQIQHQLIRQKFHQQQQQQQNLLQPNQLQSSQQPVIQTSSVMQQAPMMQTSLPSIQHNQQSNNVQQSTQSVLQQHSQVIRQQQPQQTSIIHQQQTPMTQQSILPPQQQQQQQLMGAQGNASNMQHTQILGTQSNNVSDLQQPQQRLLAQQNNLSNLQQQQLINQQNNLSNMHQQLGNNVPGLQPQQVLGPQSGNSGMQTSQHSAHVLQQSQVQIQSQSQPNASNLLPSQVQQSQTQAPQHQLMPQIQSQPAQLQQQLGLQQQPNSLQRDMQQRLQASGPLLQQSTVLDQQKQLYQSQRPLPETSSTSLDSTAQTGQSSGGDWQEEVYQKIKSMKESYLPELNEMYQKIASKLQQQDSLPQQPKSEQLDKLKVFKMMLERIITFLQVSKSNISLSPSFKEKLGSYGKQIINFINTNRPKKNIPGQLPPPHMHSMSQSQSQVTQVQSHENQINSQLQTSNMQGSVATMQQNNMPNMQHNSLSGVSTAQQSKMNSMQPNSNLDSGPGNAVNSLQQVPVSSLQQNPVSAPQQTNVNSLSSQSGVNVIQSNLNPLQQGSSMLQHQQLKQQEQQMLHNQQIKQQYQRQLIQRKQQQIMQQQQQQQLHQTAKQQLPAQLPTHQLQQLHQMNDANDIKMRQGIGVKPGVFQSHLTSSQRSSYPHQQMKGSPFPVSSPQLLQATSPQIPQHSSPQVDQQNHLPSLTKVATPLQSANSPFVVPTPSPPLAPSPMPGDSEKPISGVSLISNAANIGYQQSSGATAPAQSLAIGTPGISASPLLAEFTGPDGALGNAFVSTSGKSTVTEQPIERLIKAVKSMSSKTLCSAVSDIGSVVSMNDRIAGSAPGNGSRAAVGEDLVAMTNCRLQARNFIAQDGANGTRRMKRYTYATPLNVVSSAGSMNDSIKQLTASEVSDLDSTATSRFKMPRVEANHSLLEEIREVNQRLIDTVVDISNEEVDPTAAAAAAEGTEGTIVKCSYNAVALSPSLKSQYASVQMSPIQPLRLLVPTNYPNCSPILLDKFPVESGKENEDLSVKAKSRFSISLRSLSQPMSLGEIARTWDVCARTVISEHAQQSGGGSFSSKYGTWENCLTT
- the LOC106760781 gene encoding mediator of RNA polymerase II transcription subunit 15a isoform X2, whose translation is MDNNNWRPNQSNEANMDTSDWRGGLQQESRQRIVNKIMDTLKRHLPVSGQEGLHELQKIAQRFEEKIFTAATSQSDYLRKISLKMLTMETKSQGSMANAPNQGGPSNKPPDPGLVIPPQVHNPGQQHSIPMPNQSQARQQLMQNNIASQSSGLTQTPIQNVGQNNPNMQNIPGQNSVGNTISQNSNMQNMFAGSQRQIQARQQVVPQQQQQSQNSQQFLYQQQIQHQLIRQKFHQQQQQQQNLLQPNQLQSSQQPVIQTSSVMQQAPMMQTSLPSIQHNQQSNNVQQSTQSVLQQHSQVIRQQQPQQTSIIHQQQTPMTQQSILPPQQQQQQQLMGAQGNASNMQHTQILGTQSNNVSDLQQPQQRLLAQQNNLSNLQQQQLINQQNNLSNMHQQLGNNVPGLQPQQVLGPQSGNSGMQTSQHSAHVLQQSQVQIQSQSQPNASNLLPSQVQQSQTQAPQHQLMPQIQSQPAQLQQQLGLQQQPNSLQRDMQQRLQASGPLLQQSTVLDQQKQLYQSQRPLPETSSTSLDSTAQTGQSSGGDWQEEVYQKIKSMKESYLPELNEMYQKIASKLQQDSLPQQPKSEQLDKLKVFKMMLERIITFLQVSKSNISLSPSFKEKLGSYGKQIINFINTNRPKKNIPGQLPPPHMHSMSQSQSQVTQVQSHENQINSQLQTSNMQGSVATMQQNNMPNMQHNSLSGVSTAQQSKMNSMQPNSNLDSGPGNAVNSLQQVPVSSLQQNPVSAPQQTNVNSLSSQSGVNVIQSNLNPLQQGSSMLQHQQLKQQEQQMLHNQQIKQQYQRQLIQRKQQQIMQQQQQQQLHQTAKQQLPAQLPTHQLQQLHQMNDANDIKMRQGIGVKPGVFQSHLTSSQRSSYPHQQMKGSPFPVSSPQLLQATSPQIPQHSSPQVDQQNHLPSLTKVATPLQSANSPFVVPTPSPPLAPSPMPGDSEKPISGVSLISNAANIGYQQSSGATAPAQSLAIGTPGISASPLLAEFTGPDGALGNAFVSTSGKSTVTEQPIERLIKAVKSMSSKTLCSAVSDIGSVVSMNDRIAGSAPGNGSRAAVGEDLVAMTNCRLQARNFIAQDGANGTRRMKRYTYATPLNVVSSAGSMNDSIKQLTASEVSDLDSTATSRFKMPRVEANHSLLEEIREVNQRLIDTVVDISNEEVDPTAAAAAAEGTEGTIVKCSYNAVALSPSLKSQYASVQMSPIQPLRLLVPTNYPNCSPILLDKFPVESGKENEDLSVKAKSRFSISLRSLSQPMSLGEIARTWDVCARTVISEHAQQSGGGSFSSKYGTWENCLTT